The genomic stretch ATTGTTGTGTTCGAGAGGTCTTTGAAGAAACAGGATACATTGTTAAAGTCCTATCTAAGTTCAATGAAAGAAATACCACTACATATGGTGTAGATGTTCGCATAAAATATTTTGAAACCAAAATTATTGGGGGAGTGAAAACTTTGCAAGACCCAGATGGCTTAAATATTTGATATTTGTTGGAAGCCACTTTCACAAATCAATGATTTAAAGTTAATGTTTGAAGATGAACGAAAGATATTACTTAATTACATAAAAGCTAAGAACCATACATCTTAAACAACTTACTCTTGTATCAGTTGTACTTAATCTAAAAGGGGAATAAAGAATGGATACAACTGATTTACCGAAAGTCTACTTAAGAGAATTATCTCTTAATGATGTTTATGATTATGTTTATTTCTAGTTTACATAATATATATTATAGGAAGTTGAGGTAAAAACACTAAACTTCATCTCAATTCACAAGTATTCTTATAGTTTTGAGATGAAATGAAAAAATTTATATAAAATACATCATTAATTTAAATGATTGGTTTCAATTGATAATCACTAAAATTTCTTATTTATTTTAGTTAAATCATAAAAAAAATTCCATTATCAAATTATAAAAAATTTAATATGAAAATTTACAGTAATTAAGTTTATAAAAATCTTTAACAAACCAAATTAATTCAGTTCTAATTTCATACATTCATTATTTTTTCTACATACAACTTCATTTCATTAACTATTTATAGATCTAATTAATTTTTCAATTTCAACTACTAATTTGCTCTTCATCTCAAATATTCATTTTTCACTTGTGAATTTAATCACATGTATTTCTACACAGTTAAAAAAACATCACTTATTGTTTAGTGATGTTTTTTCATTGTTTATCGATCTGTTTCAGTATAGCTGATGCCAATAAATTTCTCAGTCCTCGTTTCGAATTCAACATTAACAAAAACGCCAAATTCTCTGCTTCCATTTTTTAATCGTAACCAAAGTTTGAACTTTTCGATTGAGTTGGTTGGTGATTTTTGTTCCCTACCTATATGCAAATAGTCTATTACATCCGCTTGTGGGTATTTTTGTATTGTTTTTTCTACTGCGATTTTTCCCCATTTTGCATATGGAGGATCATAAACATGTTGTTGTGCAGTAGCGATGTCTAGATTGCTGAAAATACAAAGTAAGAATGAGAAAATGAAAATGACTTTATATATTTTTTTCATATGCCCTCCTTTTTGCTTCTAACCTTACTATTTGACCACTCCACTCTATCTATCCGTGTAATGTTTGTGCAATTTATATCAGTTTTTACGCTTTTTGTTAATAAAAAGAAATTTTTTACAAATAGTAAACCTATATGTAAATGAAATAAGGAGGATTTATTTTGCAAAGAAAATTTTATTTAAAAACTGCACTGATAATTTTTTCTGTAATATGCATTTCACTGATCATGGTAAATTCATATTTGCCAAAAAAACAAGTTGATGCATTTAGTAGTCAAGTTCTAAGTCGTGGATCCACAGGTCAGGACGTTAAGGAGCTTCAAGAACGACTTATCTTTATTGGATTTCTAGACGATAAAGCTGACGGAGTTTTTGGTTGGAATACTTACTGGGCTCTGCGTAATTTCCAAAAGGAATTTGGTATGAAGGTTGATGGTATTGCGGGTACAAAATTAAAAGAAATGCTAACAAAAGCAACAAAAAATTATAAAGGTACTACTTCAAATAACACAGCAAATAATAACTCTAATTCAAACAATAACTCAAACAATAACTCAAATAATAACTCAAATAACAATAATAAACCAAATACAAGTAAACCAAATAATTCGGATTCAAAACCAAATGATAAACCGATTGCAAATGCGCCAAATGGTTATACAGATAACGATATAAAATTAATAGCAAATGCAGTATACGGAGAATCTCGTGGTGAGCCGTATATTGGTCAAGTTGCTGTGGCAGCAGTTATTTTAAACCGTTTAACGAACGCTTCTTTTCCTAACTCAATATCTGGTGTTATTTATCAACCAGGTGCGTTTACAGCAGTAGCAGACGGTCAAATCAATTTAACACCAAATGCTCAAGCTAAAAAAGCAGTAATTGATGCGATTAACGGTTGGGATCCGACAACAGGATGTATTTACTATTACAATCCTAAAACAGCAACAAATCAATGGATTCGTGGTCGCCCTATTATCATTACAATTGGCCAACATATATTCTGTAAATGAGGTGTAATTATGAAAGGTAGTTGGATCGTTGCTGGTGTATTAGGAGCCGCTTTAATCGGTTCAGGTTATTATGGATATACGCAACATCAGCAATTGAATGAAATGAATTTAAAAGCAGAAAATAATTACCAAAGAGCTTTCAACGAATTAACATTCGACATGGATTTATTACATGATAAAATCGGTACGACATTAGCAATGAATTCTAGGTCATCCCTCTCCCCTGCTTTAGCAGATGTGTGGAGAATTTCGATTCAATCAAAGTCAGATATCGCACAGCTTCCATTGAAATTTGTGCCTTTTGACAAAACGCAAGCCTTTTTAACTGGAGTTGGAAATTTTAGCTATAAAACAGCGGTTCGCGACTTAAATAAGGAACCTTTGACGGATAAGGAATTTACTTCACTAAAAAATATGTATTCAACTGCAGACAAAATTCAAGATGGATTACGTAATGTACAAACAAATATCATGAATAAAAACTTAAGTTGGATTGATGTTGGTCAAATGTCTGAAGAAAAAAAAGCACCTCGCGACAATAGTATCGTGGATGGATTTAAACATATTGAACAAGTAAAAGCAACAACTGATCAAGATTTTGGTCCTACTTTTACGAATGGTCAAGAAGCATCCAAAGGCTTAAGAAAACTTACTGGGAAAAAAATTGATCAAAATAAAGCAGAAAAAATCGCAAAAGATTTTGTTCCGCTTAAAAATGTCAGTAAAATTCAAGTCACGAGAAGTAATGGTAATAAATTTGAGCCTTTTTATGCGGTAACGATGAACCATTCTAACCCAACCGCTGATACTTATATGCAGATAACTCAAACTGCTGGTTTACCGATCTTTTTCATGACAAATCGACCAATTAGCAAACAGCAAATTAGTTTGGATGATGCAGTGAAAAAAGGGTTAAATTATTTGAATTCCAAAAACTATAAAAACATGGAATTATACGATAGTACCCAATATGATTCTGTAGGTGTACTACAATACGTAAAATCTGTAGATAACGTGCGTATTTATCCAGAAGCATTACAATTAAAAGTTGCATTAGATAACGGGCAAATTATCGGATTTAATGCTAAAAACTATATAACATCTAACCATGTACGTAAGATTCCAACGCCAAAGCTCACTTTAGAGCAAGCAAGAGCAAAACTTAATAAAAACGTAAAAGTTGAAGAAGAACGGTTAGCAATCATACTAAGTGATTTTAATAAAGAGATTCTTACTTATGAATTTTTAGGTACGTATAATCACGATACTTATGATATTTATATTAATGCAATGAATGGGAATGAAGAAAAAGTTAAAAAACTATAAGATAAAAATAGAAAAGCACAGGTTACAGACTCCCTGTGCTTTTTCTTATTAAATAAGATTTAAGTTAATTGCATTAATATATTTGGATCTTTAATTTTTTGATCTTGAGCTAATAACACGATTTTTGATAGGATTTCTGCTGTTTTAGGATCCTCATCAATAAACGGTAAAAAGACCTTTCCTCTATGCTGTGAATGTACTGGGATAATGTATAATGATCCTTTTGCATCCTTAAATGCGTTTCCACTTCCAAGATGTACGTTATACTCTCCAAGTTTACCTTTAATTTTTGCATGATTTTGAGAGAATTCTACATTCGTGACATTCATCAATCTTAGAGACTCATGAATAATCGCCTTTCTCATTTCGATAGTAGATAAACTAGCTTCAGGATCAACTCCTCCTACGTGAGCGATACTAACAACCAAATCAAGATCTCTCATTACT from Arthrobacter citreus encodes the following:
- the ypeB gene encoding germination protein YpeB, which encodes MMKGSWIVAGVLGAALIGSGYYGYTQHQQLNEMNLKAENNYQRAFNELTFDMDLLHDKIGTTLAMNSRSSLSPALADVWRISIQSKSDIAQLPLKFVPFDKTQAFLTGVGNFSYKTAVRDLNKEPLTDKEFTSLKNMYSTADKIQDGLRNVQTNIMNKNLSWIDVGQMSEEKKAPRDNSIVDGFKHIEQVKATTDQDFGPTFTNGQEASKGLRKLTGKKIDQNKAEKIAKDFVPLKNVSKIQVTRSNGNKFEPFYAVTMNHSNPTADTYMQITQTAGLPIFFMTNRPISKQQISLDDAVKKGLNYLNSKNYKNMELYDSTQYDSVGVLQYVKSVDNVRIYPEALQLKVALDNGQIIGFNAKNYITSNHVRKIPTPKLTLEQARAKLNKNVKVEEERLAIILSDFNKEILTYEFLGTYNHDTYDIYINAMNGNEEKVKKL
- the sleB gene encoding spore cortex-lytic enzyme; this translates as MQRKFYLKTALIIFSVICISLIMVNSYLPKKQVDAFSSQVLSRGSTGQDVKELQERLIFIGFLDDKADGVFGWNTYWALRNFQKEFGMKVDGIAGTKLKEMLTKATKNYKGTTSNNTANNNSNSNNNSNNNSNNNSNNNNKPNTSKPNNSDSKPNDKPIANAPNGYTDNDIKLIANAVYGESRGEPYIGQVAVAAVILNRLTNASFPNSISGVIYQPGAFTAVADGQINLTPNAQAKKAVIDAINGWDPTTGCIYYYNPKTATNQWIRGRPIIITIGQHIFCK
- a CDS encoding DUF3889 domain-containing protein yields the protein MKKIYKVIFIFSFLLCIFSNLDIATAQQHVYDPPYAKWGKIAVEKTIQKYPQADVIDYLHIGREQKSPTNSIEKFKLWLRLKNGSREFGVFVNVEFETRTEKFIGISYTETDR